In Methanomassiliicoccales archaeon, the following are encoded in one genomic region:
- a CDS encoding anthranilate synthase component I family protein — MTLGDSRVKIEKLDLGLTPAELYDRLSGVSEFSFLLESAVGSERTVSYSFMGFRPEYVVRCVKGHVEGGPDCGASRDEPIAFLNCLSSKDPIKDERFPFLGGLVGYFSYDFARFIEPSTRMIGGSNFPDFELGMYKEGIIFDHSSFQAYYFSVDGADRLKLLLAAGIPEAGDEPFRTGELVPSMPQERYEKIVSICRDRIAAGEAFQIVASRSLSSMCSGNSLDLYRALRELNPSPYMFYFDFDGRVVLGSSPETLVTVRKGEVITFPIAGTRPMGTTPREKRAYREEMLSDEKEKAEHCMLVDLARNDVGKVCEIGSVHVPVFMQVEEFSHVQHIVSKVQGTLEQGLTSFDAFCAVFPAGTVSGAPKPRAMEIIQELEASSRGPYAGAVGYISLNGNLDSAIAIRSAFISDDHIYIQAGAGIVADSDPSKEFVEAENKLSAVKKAIEACNRRATA, encoded by the coding sequence ATGACACTCGGCGACAGCAGAGTCAAAATCGAAAAGTTGGACCTCGGTCTCACCCCGGCGGAGCTGTACGACCGTCTGTCCGGTGTGTCCGAATTCTCATTTCTCTTGGAAAGCGCGGTCGGTTCGGAGAGGACCGTTTCCTATTCCTTCATGGGCTTCAGGCCCGAGTACGTGGTCCGCTGCGTCAAAGGACACGTGGAAGGTGGACCGGATTGCGGAGCGAGCAGGGATGAGCCCATCGCATTCCTCAATTGCCTCTCCTCGAAGGACCCGATAAAGGACGAGCGATTCCCGTTCCTGGGCGGATTGGTCGGATATTTCTCATACGACTTCGCCAGGTTCATAGAGCCTTCAACCAGGATGATCGGAGGATCGAATTTCCCGGACTTCGAACTGGGCATGTACAAGGAAGGGATCATCTTCGATCATTCCAGCTTCCAGGCCTACTACTTCTCGGTGGATGGGGCCGATCGACTGAAGCTGCTTCTCGCCGCCGGTATCCCAGAGGCCGGAGACGAACCGTTCCGGACCGGGGAGCTGGTACCTTCGATGCCCCAGGAGCGATACGAGAAGATCGTTTCTATCTGTCGCGACAGGATCGCTGCAGGCGAAGCGTTCCAGATCGTCGCCTCCCGTTCCCTCTCCTCGATGTGCTCAGGTAATTCCCTGGACCTTTACCGGGCCCTGAGGGAGCTGAATCCTTCCCCCTACATGTTCTATTTCGATTTCGATGGCCGGGTCGTACTGGGATCCAGCCCGGAAACGCTGGTGACGGTCAGGAAGGGAGAGGTCATCACCTTCCCGATAGCGGGGACCAGGCCGATGGGAACGACCCCGAGGGAAAAGCGCGCCTACAGGGAGGAGATGCTGTCGGACGAGAAGGAAAAGGCGGAGCATTGCATGCTCGTCGACCTGGCCCGGAATGATGTCGGCAAGGTCTGCGAGATTGGTTCGGTGCATGTTCCAGTGTTCATGCAGGTGGAGGAGTTCAGCCATGTCCAGCACATCGTTTCCAAGGTGCAGGGGACACTGGAACAGGGCCTGACCTCCTTCGATGCGTTCTGCGCGGTCTTTCCGGCCGGGACGGTCTCGGGAGCTCCGAAGCCCCGGGCCATGGAGATCATCCAGGAATTGGAGGCAAGCTCCCGGGGACCCTATGCCGGGGCGGTGGGATACATCTCTTTGAACGGCAACCTGGATTCCGCGATCGCCATCCGTTCCGCGTTCATATCCGACGATCATATCTATATCCAGGCAGGGGCCGGCATAGTAGCAGATTCCGATCCGAGCAAGGAGTTCGTCGAGGCCGAGAACAAGCTCAGCGCGGTCAAGAAGGCCATCGAGGCATGCAATAGGAGGGCGACAGCATGA
- a CDS encoding flavodoxin family protein, protein MKVIAFNGSPRTNGNTYQALAVVLDELEKNGVSTKMVNLCEQEIHGCKACGACFKNKDRQCVLKDDRVNGYVETIAKCDGMLIGSPVYFGGLSSQTKAFIDRVGYINRANGDLFKRKVGAAVAINRRAGALETFNQINNFFLIAQMVVPGSSYWNIGTALRQGEFANDLEGVNTMRNLGQNMAWLMDKINK, encoded by the coding sequence ATGAAGGTCATTGCATTCAACGGCAGCCCAAGGACCAACGGGAACACCTACCAGGCACTCGCGGTCGTCCTTGACGAACTGGAAAAGAACGGCGTCTCGACCAAGATGGTCAATCTGTGCGAACAGGAAATCCATGGATGCAAAGCCTGCGGCGCCTGCTTCAAGAACAAGGATAGACAGTGTGTACTGAAGGACGACCGGGTGAACGGGTACGTGGAGACGATCGCAAAGTGCGACGGGATGCTGATCGGCTCTCCAGTTTATTTTGGCGGCCTGTCCTCTCAGACAAAGGCGTTCATCGACCGGGTCGGATATATAAACCGGGCCAATGGCGACCTTTTCAAGCGCAAGGTGGGCGCGGCCGTGGCCATCAATCGAAGGGCAGGAGCTTTGGAGACCTTCAACCAGATCAACAACTTCTTCCTCATTGCCCAGATGGTGGTTCCAGGCTCCAGTTACTGGAACATCGGTACGGCGCTCCGCCAGGGGGAGTTCGCGAACGATCTTGAAGGGGTCAACACCATGCGGAACCTTGGTCAGAATATGGCATGGCTGATGGACAAGATCAACAAGTGA